GCACCAGGGCGCCCGTCCCCCTCCCGGGGGGCGGGCGCCCTCGTCGTCCGCCGTCGAGCGGGTCACGGGCCGGCGCTCGCGGGAGGAGACGACCACCCGCCGACAGCCCTGCGGCCGGCGTGCCCGGGGAGGTGTGCGCCGACACGCCACGGCGACGCGCCCGTGACGGCGCGCGGAACGCTTCCGGCGCGGGGCGTGTCCGAATAGGGTGATCCGCGAATGACACGGGGTGCTCGCGTACCGGCTGCGACCGGTGCGGGCGAGCTGAGATCACACCCGTCGAACCTGATCTAGTTCGTACTAGCGAAGGGATGTCATGAGATGACTCATGCGCCTGAGAACGACCCGGCCGGCTCGGCCACGGAGCGTGACGCGCTCCTCGGCGCGGTGCACGAGGCTGCCGAGCAGGTCCGGCACCGCACGCCGCTCGTGCAGTGCCTCACGAACGAGGTGACCGTCAACCTGGTCGCGAACGTGCTGCTCGCCGCGGGCGCGTCCCCGGCGATGGTCGCGACGCCGGGCGAGGCGGAGGAGCTCGCGCACGTCGCGGACGCGGTGCTCGTGAACCTCGGGACGATGGGTGCGGACCACCGCGTGTCGATCCGCTCGACGGTCGCCGCGGCGCAGGGTGCCCGCACGCCGTGGGTCCTCGACCCCGTCGCGGTCGGGGTGCTCTCGCTCCGGACGCGGCTCGCGGCGGAGATCCTCGTGCACACTCCGGCGGTGGTCCGGGGCAACGCGAGCGAGATCCGGGCGCTCGCCGGGCTCTCCTCCGCGGGGCGCGGGGTCGACGCGCGCGACGACGTCGACGACGCGCTCACCGCCGCCGTGGCGGTCGCCGGGCGCACGGGGGCGGTCGTGGCGGTCTCGGGCGCGACGGACCTCGTGACCGACGGCGTGACGGTCGTGCGGATCACCGGCGGCGACCCGCTCCTGACGCTGGTGACCGGGGGAGGGTGCGCGCTCGGCGGGCTCGTCGCCGCGACGAGCGCCGTCGCGAGCCCGCTCGTCGCGGCGGTCACGGCCAGCGCCTGGTTCAACGAGGCCGCGACCGACGCCGCCCTCGTGGCGCGCGGGCCCGGGTCGTTCGCCGCGGCGTTCGTCGATGCCGTGTACGCCCTGACCGCGGACAGGCTGGTCGAGCGTGCGGCCGCAGGTCTGCACGTCGGCGCGCTGACGGCCGCGGGGCCCCGCGCATGAGCGCCGCGCTGCCCCCGGGTCCGTACCTCGTGCTCGACGCCGCGGTCTGCGAGGGGGCCGGGCACGATCCGCTGGACGTCGTGGACGCCGCGGCGCACGCCGGGCTCGGCGTCGTCCAGCTGCGCGCCAAGGACCGCGACGTGCGCGCGCTGCTCGACCTCACGGTCGCCGCGGCGGGCCGGCTCGCGCGGTTCGTCGGTCCGCCCGCGCTCGTGGTCGACGACCGGGTCGACGTCGTGCTCGCGGCCCGCCGCCGGGGAGCGCGCGTGGACGGCGTGCACCTCGGGCAGTCCGACCTCCCGGCCGTGGACGCGCGACGGCTGCTGGGTGCCGGGACGCTCATCGGCGTCTCGGCCGCGCGCGACGAGGACGTCGACGCGGCGCTGCGGACCGGGGTGGTCGACTACCTCGGTGCCGGACCGGTCCGCGCGACCCCGACCAAGCCGGACGCCGCGGACCCCATCGGCCTCGACGGGCTCGCCGAGGTCGCGCGCCGGTCCACGCTGCCGGTCGTCGCGATCGGCGGGCTGACCGTCGAGGACGCCGAGCCGGTGCGCCTCGCGGGCGCCGTGGGCCTGGCGGTGGTGTCCGCGGTGTGCTCGCACCCCGCGCCGTACGCCGCGGCGACCGAGCTCGTCGCCGCGTGGGCGCGGGCCCGCTCGCACGCCGCGAGCGCCTCGTGACCCCGCCGCTCGGGGCCGCGCCCGTCCCGGCGGACCGGCCGGGGCTCGACGCCGCGCCGGACCGTCTCCGCTTCGGTGCACCGGGCGGACCGAGCCGTCCGCGCGTCCTGTCGGTCGCGGGCACGGACCCGACCGGGGGTGCCGGGATCCAGGCGGACCTCAAGTCGATCGCCGCGCACGGCGGGTACGGCATGGCCGTGGTCACCGCGCTCGTCGCGCAGAACACCCGCGGCGTGCGCACGAGCCACGTGCCCGACCCCGCGTTCCTGCGCGCTCAGCTCGACGCGGTGAGCGACGACGTCACGGTCGACGCGCTGAAGATCGGCATGGTCGCGACCGAGGCCGTCGCCCGCGAGCTCGGTGCGTGGCTCGCGGCGCACCGGCCGCCGCACGTCGTGCTCGACCCGGTCATGGTCGCGACGAGCGGGGACCGGCTGCTCGACGGCGGTGCCGAGGACGCCGTGCGGTCGCTGCTCGCGCACGCCGACCTCGTGACGCCCAACCTGCCCGAGCTCGCGGTCCTGCTCGGCGAGCCGGTCGCTGCGACGTGGCCCGAGGCGCTCGACCAGGGGGTGCGGCTCGCCCGCCTGCACGAGGTCGCGGTGCTGGTGAAGGGCGGTCACCTCGCGGGGGAGCCCGGCCGGAGCCCAGACGCCGTCGTGACCACCGAGGGGACCGTCGAGATCGACGCGCCGCGCGTGGCGACGCTCCACACGCACGGGACCGGCTGCTCGCTGTCCGCCGCGGTCGCGACCCTGCGCCCGCAGCGCGACGACTGGGTCACGGCGGTGCGCGAGGCCAAGGAGTGGCTCACGGGCGCCCTCCGGGCCGGGGCCGCGCTGCAGGTCGGGACCGGCAACGGTCCCGTCGACCACGCGCACCGGCAGGGCAGCGCGCGGCGCTTCACCGACGAGGCCTGGGAGCAGGTCGCGGACCTGCGGGAGGCCTGCGACGCGCTGGCGTTCGTCCGCGGGCTCGCCGCCGGGACGCTCGCGCCGGAGCAGTTCGCGTTCTACCTCGCGCAGGACGCGCTGTACCTGCGCGAGTACTCCCGCGTCCTGGCGCGGGCGAGCGAGCTCGCCCCGGACCGCGGGGCGCAGGAGTTCTTCGCGCGCGGCGCGCACCACTGCCTCGCGGTGGAGTCGGACCTCCACCGGCGGTGGCTGGGGCGGTACGGCGTGGCCGAGGGCGGCGCGGCGACGTCACCGGTGACCGCCGCGTACACCGACCACCTGCGCGCGGTCGCGGCGACCGGCTCGTACACGGAGCTCGTCGCCGCGGTGCTCCCGTGCTACTGGCTGTACGCGGACATCGGCGCGCGCCTGCTGGCCCGGTCCGAGCTCGACGGGCACCCGTACGCCGACTGGATCGCGACGTACGGCGACCCCGAGTTCGCGCGGGCGTCGGACCGGGCGCGCGAGCTGACCGACGACGCGGCCCGGTCCGCCGGTCCGGCGGAGCGCGCGCGCATGCTCGAGGCCTTCGTGCGCTCGTGCCGGCACGAGTGGCTGTTCTTCGCGCAGGGCACGTCGATGCCGTCGTGGCCGGAGCCGTCGCGATCGACGGCCGAGCGCGAGCCGGCCGGCGTGCGCTGAGCGAGGGCTCCGCGCCGCACGTGCGGAGCGGAGCCTGCCGCCGCCCTCAGGCCGCGCCGACCTCCCGCGCGAGCAGCGCCACGCGGACCGCTCCGCCGGACGTCACCTGCTCCCCGACCTGCGCGAAGCCGAGCCGCCGGTGGAACGCGAGCGACGCGGGGTTGGGCGGGTCGAGGTTGACCTCGCACGTGACCTCGCCGAGCCCGGCCCGCACGGCGGCGGCGTCCACCGCGTCGTAGAGCGCGCGTCCGACGCCACGGCCGTGCCCGTGCGGCGCGACGACGATCCGGTCGACGTACAGCGAGCCGGGCCGGTGGGTCGAGAACCACCGGTAGTTCTCGCTCGCGTACGCGGCCCCGGGGGCGAGCGCGAGCAGGAACGCGAGCGGCGCGCCGGTTGCGGGGTCGTCGACGACGAGTGCGACGTCGCACGCGGGCAGGTGCGCGGCCAGCCCGGCGGCGCCGAGCGCGTTGACGGCCGGGACGGCGGCGTCATTGAGCACGGCGAGCGCGGGGACGTCGTCCGGGTGGGCCGCGCGCGGGACGGGGGAGTCGACGGCGGAGGCAGGCTGGGGGACGCTCACGGGACGAGGACGACCTTCCCGGTCGTGGCGCGCCCCTCGAGCGCGCGGTGCGCGTCCGCGGCGTCGCGCAGCGCGAACGTCGCCCCGACCCGGACGTCGAGCGTGCCGGCGGCGACGGCGTCGAGCAGCTCGCCGGCCCGCCAGAGAAGCTCCTCGCGCGTCGCGGTGTAGTGCGCGAGCGTGGGGCGGGTCAGGAACAGCGAGCCGGCGGAGTTGAGCCGCTGCGGGTCCAGCGGGGGGACGGGCCCGGACGCGGCGCCGAAGAGCGCGAGGCCGCCGCGCGGGCGCAGCGACGCGAGCGAGGCGTCGAACGTCGCACGCCCCACGCCGTCGAACACCGTGTGCACACCGGCGCCGCCGGTGAGCTCGCGCACGCGCGCGGGGAGCGCGGTCGCCAGGTCGTCGAGCAGGTCGTACCGGACCACCTCGGCGGCCCCGGCACCGCGCGCCAGGTCCTCCTTCTCCGCCGCCCCGACCGTGGCCAGCACCCGCGCGCCCCGGGCGACGGCGAGCTGGGTCAGGAGCAGACCGACGCCCCCGGCCGCGGCGTGCACCAGCACGTCCTGGCCGGCGGTCACGGGGAACGTCGAGGAGACGAGGTAGTGCGCGGTCATGCCCTGGAGCAGCAGCGCCGCGGCCGTCGTGAGGTCGACGCCCTCCGGCACCGGCACCGCGTGCTCCGCGTCGAGCAGCACCTGCTCGGCGTAGGAGCCTGGAGCGCCGGACGCCCACGCGACGCGGTCGCCGACGCCGAGCCCGGTGACCCCGTCGCCGAGCGCGTCGACCGTGCCCGCGCCCTCGCCGCCCACGACGTGCGGGAACGGGACCGGGTACAGCCCCGACCGGCGGTAGGTGTCGATGAAGTTCACGCCCGCCGCGGCGACGCGCACGCGGACCTGTCCGGGCCCGGGCTCGGGCGTGGGGAGCTCGACGAGCTCGAGGACCTCGGGGCCGCCGGCGCTGCCGGCCTGGATCGTCTGCACGCCGGGCGCAACGCCGGTCGCCGGCCGGATCATCCGCGGCGGACACGGCGTCTCACGATGTGTGCACCTCGCCGTCCCGCCTTGACGCGCCCCGCGCCCCGCTCGCAGGCTCAGGCCCGCGGGGTCCGACGGGGGCTCCACGGCGGACGGAGCTGGGCATGACGGTGGAGATCGACAGGACGTCGGAGAAGCTCGCGCAGTACGCGCACCCGGAGCGTCTCGTGACGACCCAGTGGCTCGCCGACCACCTCGGCGCCGAGGGTCTGGTCGTCGTCGAGTCGGACGAGGACGTGCTGCTGTACGAGACGGGGCACATCCCGGGCGCGGTCAAGATCGACTGGCACACGGACCTCAACGACGCCGACGTGCGCGACTACGTCGACGGCGAGCGCCTCGCGCAGCTGCTCGGCTCCAAGGGCATCGGGCGCGACACGACCGTCGTGATCTACGGCGACAAGAACAACTGGTGGGCCGCCTACACGCTGTGGGTGCTGTCGCTGTTCGGCCACGAGGACGTGCGGCTGCTCGACGGTGGCCGGAACACGTGGATCGCCGAGGGCCGCGAGATCACGACCGAGGTCCCGACGCCGACGCCCGTCGAGTACCCGGTCGTCGAGCGGGACGACCGGACGCTGCGGGCGTTCAAGGAGGACGTCCTCGCGCACCTCGGCAACCCGATCGTCGACATCCGCTCGCCCAAGGAGTACACGGGCGAGCTCGCGCACATGCCCGACTACCCGAACGAGGGCGCGCTGCGCACGGGCCACATCCCGACGGCCCGCAACGTGCCGTGGGCGACGGCGGTCGCTGCGGACGGGACGTACAAGTCGCGTGCCGAGCTCGAGGCGATCTACCAGGACGGCGGCCTCGGTCTGGCCCCGGACGACCAGGTCATCACGTACTGCCGCATCGGCGAGCGGTCGAGCCACACGTGGTTCGCGCTCAAGCACCTCCTGGGCCTCGACAACGTCCGCAACTACGACGGCTCGTGGACCGAGTGGGGGAACTCGGTGCGCGTCCCGATCGTCAAGGGCGAGGAGCCGGGGAGCCTCCCGGCGTGAGCCCCGCGGGCTGCCAGGCGGTCCGGAGAAGGTGGGAGGATCGGTCCCATGGCTGAGACCCACGTCCCCGAGGCCTTCGCACGGATCCGCGAGGAGTTCCTCGCCGTCCCGCAGCCGGACCGCCTGCAGCTGCTGCTGGAGTTCTCCCGCGAGCTGCCCGAGCTGCCCGAGCGCTACGCCGCGCAGCCGGGCCTGCTCGAGCGCGTCGAGGAGTGCCAGTCGCCCGTGCGCGCCTTCTCGGAGGTCGACGGCGACGGGATCGTGCACTTCTATGCGTCCGCCCCGCCCGAGGCGCCCACGACGCGGGGCTTCGCCGCGATCCTCGCGGAGGGCCTCGAGGGGCTCACCGCGCAGGAGGTGCTCGCGCTGCCCGACGACTACCCGTTCACGATCGGCCTGACCGAGGCGGTGAGCCCGCTGCGGCTGCGGGGGATGACGGGGATGCTCGAGCGGACCAAGCGGCAGGTGCGCGAGCAGGTCGGCGCGTAGGTCCTTCGACGGCGAGCCCCGTCGTAGTGACTATGCACTTGGGTGTATGGTCATGCACATGACGTTCACCGTGGCGGTCGCCGGCGCGAGCGGGTACGCGGGCGGGGAGATGCTCCGCCTGCTGCTCGACCACCCCGAGGCCGAGATCCGCACGGTCACGGCGCACTCCAACGCCGGGACCCGCCTGGGCGAGCACCAGCCGCACCTGCGCCGGCTCGCCGACCGCGTGCTCGCGCCGACCGACGTCGAGCAGCTCGCGGGGCACGACGTCGTCGTCCTCGCGCTGCCGCACGGCGCGTCTGGGGCGGTCGCGGCCGAGCTCGGGGACGCCGCGCTCGTCCTGGACCTCGGCGCCGACCACCGGCTCGTCGACGCCGCCGCGTGGGAGGCGTTCTACGGCAACCCGCACGCCGGCACCTGGCCCTACGGGCTGCCCGAGCTGCTGCACGCGGGGGAGCGGACGCCCGGCGCCCAGCGCGCCGCGCTCGCGGGCACCCGGCGCATCGCGGTGCCCGGGTGCAACGTCACCGCCGTCACCCTCGGCCTCCAGCCGGGGATCGCCGCCGGGCTGATCGAGCCGACCGACCTCGTGGCGGTGCTCGCCAACGGCTACTCGGGCGCGGGGAAGTCGCTCAAGACCCACCTGATCGCGAGCGAGGCCCTCGGTGCGGCCCAGCCGTACGCGGTCGGCGGCACGCACCGGCACATCCCCGAGATCGAGCAGAACCTCGGCGTCGCGGGCGCGGCGGCCGTGAGCATCTCGTTCACCCCGACGCTCGTCCCGATGGCGCGCGGGATCCTCGCGACCGCGACCGCCCGCCTCGTGCCCGGCACCGACCCGGCGTCGGTTCGGGCCGCCTGGGAGCAGGCCTACTGCGACGAGCCGTTCGTGCACCTGCTGCCCGAGGGCCAGTGGCCGACGACCGCCGCGACGCTCGGCGCCAACACCGCGCTCGTGCAGGTCGCGGTCGACGAGCGCGCAGGCCGCGTCGTGACCGTCACCGCGATCGACAACCTCGTCAAGGGGACCGCCGGCGCCGCCGTGCAGTCCCTCAACCTCGCGCTCGGCCTCCCCGAGACGCTCGGCCTCCCGCTGGACGGAGTCGCCCCGTGAGCACCGCACCCAAGACCCCCGCGACGCCCACCCCGTCGCCCGGCGTGACCGCCGCCGCCGGCTTCCGCGCCACGGGCGTGACCGCCGGGCTCAAGGCGTCGGGCCGCCCGGACCTCGCGCTCGTCGTCAACGACGGTCCGTCGCAGGTCGCGGCCGCGGTGTTCACGTCGAACCGCGTCGTCGGCGCGCCGGTCGTGTGGTCGCGCCAGGCGGTGTCCGACGGGATCGCGAGCGCCGTGGTGCTCAACTCCGGCGGCGCCAACGTGTGCACCGGCCCCGAGGGCTTCCAGGACGTGCACGCGACGGCCGAGAAGGTCGCCGAGGTGCTCGGGGTCTCGTCGGGCGACGTGCTCGTCGCCTCGACGGGGCTGATCGGCGAGCGGCTCCCGCGCGAGAAGCTCCTCGCGGGCGTCGAGACCGCCGGCCCCGCGCTGTCGGCGGACGGCGGACCGGACGCCTCCGTCGCGATCATGACGACCGACACCGTCCCGAAGACCGCGCACGTCACGGTCGAGACGCCGTCGGGCAGCTGGACGGTCGGCGGGATGGCCAAGGGCGCCGGGATGCTGGCCCCCGCGCTCGCGACGATGCTGTGCGTGATCACGACCGACGCCGACGTCGACGCCGCGACCGCGGACGCCGCCCTGCGCGCCGCGACGGGCACGACGCTCGACCGCATCGACTCCGACGGCTGCATGTCGACCTCGGACACGGTCGCGCTGCTGGTCTCCGGCGCGAGCGGCGTCACCCCCGACCCGGCCGAGTTCGCCGAGGCGGTGCGCGAGGTGTGCGCGCGCCTGGCGCGGGCGCTGGTCGCGGACTGCGAGGGTGCCACGCACGACGTCGAGGTCACCGTCGTGAACGCCGAGACCGAGGACGCCGCGGTCGCCGTGGCGCGGGCCGTGACCCGCTCCAACCTCGTGAAGACCGCGATCTTCGGCAACGACCCGAACTGGGGCCGGATCCTCGCCCAGGTCGGGACCGTCCCGGTCGAGGTCGCGGCGTACGACCCCGCGCAGCTCGACGTGACGTTCAACGGCGTCCAGGTCTGCCGCGCGGGCGGTGCCTACGAGGACCGCTCGAAGGTCGACCTGGCCTCGCAGCGCGAGGTGCACGTCGTCATCGACCTGCACGCCGGTGACGCGTCCGCGACGGTCTGGACCAACGACCTCTCGCACGACTACGTCCACGAGAACAGCGCCTACTCCACATGAGCGAGAGCGACGTGACCCCCAGCACCGACGGACCCACCGTGAGCGACGACTTCGTCTTCAACACCCGCACCGACCTGCGCGCGGACCAGAAGGCCGAGGTCCTCATCGAGGCCCTGCCGTGGCTGCAGCGCTTCAAGGGCGCGCTCGTCGTCGTGAAGTACGGCGGCAACGCGATGGTCGACGACGACCTCAAGCGGGCGTTCGCCGAGGACATGGTCTTCCTGCACCAGGTCGGGCTCCGGCCCGTCGTCGTGCACGGCGGCGGTCCGCAGATCAACGCGATGCTCGACCGGCTCGGCATCGAGAGCGAGTTCCGCGGCGGGCTGCGGGTCACGACGCCCGAGGCGATGGACGTCGTCCGCATGGTCCTCACGGGCCAGGTCTCGCGCGAGCTCGTCGGGCTGCTGAACGCGCACGGCCCCTACGCGGTCGGGCTGTCCGGCGAGGACGGCGGGCTGCTGCGCGCCCGGCGCCGGCACGCCGTCGTCGACGGCGAGAGCGTCGACATCGGGCTCGTGGGCGACGTCGTCGAGGTCAACCCCAGCGCGGTCCTCGACCTGCTCGACGCGGGCCGCATCCCCGTCGTGTCCACCGTGGCGCCCGACCTCGAGGACCCCACGCAGGTGCTCAACGTCAACGCGGACACCGCGGCGGCGGCGCTCGCCGTCGCGCTCGGCGCGCGCAAGCTCATCGTGCTCACCGACGTCGAGGGCCTCTACACGAGCTGGCCGGACCGCGGCTCGCTCGTGCGCCGCAT
The Cellulomonas sp. NS3 DNA segment above includes these coding regions:
- a CDS encoding SufE family protein, which encodes MAETHVPEAFARIREEFLAVPQPDRLQLLLEFSRELPELPERYAAQPGLLERVEECQSPVRAFSEVDGDGIVHFYASAPPEAPTTRGFAAILAEGLEGLTAQEVLALPDDYPFTIGLTEAVSPLRLRGMTGMLERTKRQVREQVGA
- a CDS encoding sulfurtransferase; this translates as MTVEIDRTSEKLAQYAHPERLVTTQWLADHLGAEGLVVVESDEDVLLYETGHIPGAVKIDWHTDLNDADVRDYVDGERLAQLLGSKGIGRDTTVVIYGDKNNWWAAYTLWVLSLFGHEDVRLLDGGRNTWIAEGREITTEVPTPTPVEYPVVERDDRTLRAFKEDVLAHLGNPIVDIRSPKEYTGELAHMPDYPNEGALRTGHIPTARNVPWATAVAADGTYKSRAELEAIYQDGGLGLAPDDQVITYCRIGERSSHTWFALKHLLGLDNVRNYDGSWTEWGNSVRVPIVKGEEPGSLPA
- a CDS encoding quinone oxidoreductase family protein; the encoded protein is MQTIQAGSAGGPEVLELVELPTPEPGPGQVRVRVAAAGVNFIDTYRRSGLYPVPFPHVVGGEGAGTVDALGDGVTGLGVGDRVAWASGAPGSYAEQVLLDAEHAVPVPEGVDLTTAAALLLQGMTAHYLVSSTFPVTAGQDVLVHAAAGGVGLLLTQLAVARGARVLATVGAAEKEDLARGAGAAEVVRYDLLDDLATALPARVRELTGGAGVHTVFDGVGRATFDASLASLRPRGGLALFGAASGPVPPLDPQRLNSAGSLFLTRPTLAHYTATREELLWRAGELLDAVAAGTLDVRVGATFALRDAADAHRALEGRATTGKVVLVP
- the argC gene encoding N-acetyl-gamma-glutamyl-phosphate reductase, with product MTFTVAVAGASGYAGGEMLRLLLDHPEAEIRTVTAHSNAGTRLGEHQPHLRRLADRVLAPTDVEQLAGHDVVVLALPHGASGAVAAELGDAALVLDLGADHRLVDAAAWEAFYGNPHAGTWPYGLPELLHAGERTPGAQRAALAGTRRIAVPGCNVTAVTLGLQPGIAAGLIEPTDLVAVLANGYSGAGKSLKTHLIASEALGAAQPYAVGGTHRHIPEIEQNLGVAGAAAVSISFTPTLVPMARGILATATARLVPGTDPASVRAAWEQAYCDEPFVHLLPEGQWPTTAATLGANTALVQVAVDERAGRVVTVTAIDNLVKGTAGAAVQSLNLALGLPETLGLPLDGVAP
- the argB gene encoding acetylglutamate kinase; translated protein: MSESDVTPSTDGPTVSDDFVFNTRTDLRADQKAEVLIEALPWLQRFKGALVVVKYGGNAMVDDDLKRAFAEDMVFLHQVGLRPVVVHGGGPQINAMLDRLGIESEFRGGLRVTTPEAMDVVRMVLTGQVSRELVGLLNAHGPYAVGLSGEDGGLLRARRRHAVVDGESVDIGLVGDVVEVNPSAVLDLLDAGRIPVVSTVAPDLEDPTQVLNVNADTAAAALAVALGARKLIVLTDVEGLYTSWPDRGSLVRRIRSSALAELLPTLDAGMRPKMEACWRAVEGGVGRAHVIDGRAAHSILVEVFTSDGVGTMVLPDDEPVPSPFTGEIPAVDEAAVRRSRA
- the argJ gene encoding bifunctional glutamate N-acetyltransferase/amino-acid acetyltransferase ArgJ; its protein translation is MSTAPKTPATPTPSPGVTAAAGFRATGVTAGLKASGRPDLALVVNDGPSQVAAAVFTSNRVVGAPVVWSRQAVSDGIASAVVLNSGGANVCTGPEGFQDVHATAEKVAEVLGVSSGDVLVASTGLIGERLPREKLLAGVETAGPALSADGGPDASVAIMTTDTVPKTAHVTVETPSGSWTVGGMAKGAGMLAPALATMLCVITTDADVDAATADAALRAATGTTLDRIDSDGCMSTSDTVALLVSGASGVTPDPAEFAEAVREVCARLARALVADCEGATHDVEVTVVNAETEDAAVAVARAVTRSNLVKTAIFGNDPNWGRILAQVGTVPVEVAAYDPAQLDVTFNGVQVCRAGGAYEDRSKVDLASQREVHVVIDLHAGDASATVWTNDLSHDYVHENSAYST
- the thiD gene encoding bifunctional hydroxymethylpyrimidine kinase/phosphomethylpyrimidine kinase; amino-acid sequence: MGAGPLARRERLVTPPLGAAPVPADRPGLDAAPDRLRFGAPGGPSRPRVLSVAGTDPTGGAGIQADLKSIAAHGGYGMAVVTALVAQNTRGVRTSHVPDPAFLRAQLDAVSDDVTVDALKIGMVATEAVARELGAWLAAHRPPHVVLDPVMVATSGDRLLDGGAEDAVRSLLAHADLVTPNLPELAVLLGEPVAATWPEALDQGVRLARLHEVAVLVKGGHLAGEPGRSPDAVVTTEGTVEIDAPRVATLHTHGTGCSLSAAVATLRPQRDDWVTAVREAKEWLTGALRAGAALQVGTGNGPVDHAHRQGSARRFTDEAWEQVADLREACDALAFVRGLAAGTLAPEQFAFYLAQDALYLREYSRVLARASELAPDRGAQEFFARGAHHCLAVESDLHRRWLGRYGVAEGGAATSPVTAAYTDHLRAVAATGSYTELVAAVLPCYWLYADIGARLLARSELDGHPYADWIATYGDPEFARASDRARELTDDAARSAGPAERARMLEAFVRSCRHEWLFFAQGTSMPSWPEPSRSTAEREPAGVR
- a CDS encoding GNAT family N-acetyltransferase, producing MSVPQPASAVDSPVPRAAHPDDVPALAVLNDAAVPAVNALGAAGLAAHLPACDVALVVDDPATGAPLAFLLALAPGAAYASENYRWFSTHRPGSLYVDRIVVAPHGHGRGVGRALYDAVDAAAVRAGLGEVTCEVNLDPPNPASLAFHRRLGFAQVGEQVTSGGAVRVALLAREVGAA
- the thiM gene encoding hydroxyethylthiazole kinase, coding for MTHAPENDPAGSATERDALLGAVHEAAEQVRHRTPLVQCLTNEVTVNLVANVLLAAGASPAMVATPGEAEELAHVADAVLVNLGTMGADHRVSIRSTVAAAQGARTPWVLDPVAVGVLSLRTRLAAEILVHTPAVVRGNASEIRALAGLSSAGRGVDARDDVDDALTAAVAVAGRTGAVVAVSGATDLVTDGVTVVRITGGDPLLTLVTGGGCALGGLVAATSAVASPLVAAVTASAWFNEAATDAALVARGPGSFAAAFVDAVYALTADRLVERAAAGLHVGALTAAGPRA
- a CDS encoding thiamine phosphate synthase; this translates as MSAALPPGPYLVLDAAVCEGAGHDPLDVVDAAAHAGLGVVQLRAKDRDVRALLDLTVAAAGRLARFVGPPALVVDDRVDVVLAARRRGARVDGVHLGQSDLPAVDARRLLGAGTLIGVSAARDEDVDAALRTGVVDYLGAGPVRATPTKPDAADPIGLDGLAEVARRSTLPVVAIGGLTVEDAEPVRLAGAVGLAVVSAVCSHPAPYAAATELVAAWARARSHAASAS